The Phlebotomus papatasi isolate M1 unplaced genomic scaffold, Ppap_2.1 HiC_scaffold_343, whole genome shotgun sequence region GGCAGAGCAATCGCGAAATTGCAGTGTTGTGGTGATTCAGACCAAAGGGGGTTACTTAAACCGGCGAGCGCTAGCGCTTCATCAGCAGTTGAAGTAAAAGAGATTTATCTCAAGCGCACCGCGCTCGTAAATAGATCCCTTGGGAGAGTGGAACCTGCAAGTTAAAAGACATAAGTTCAgcttaaatttactttttcttcCTTGCTGCATCACCTTCTAGAGGCTAAAATGCACGAGCAGTTACTCTTTCAAGAGGAGAAATTTTAAAGGCGTTTATTCTCCAATTTTCTCTgtttataaagtaaaaattcttaGTACTAAATCCCCTAACAAAGTGGAGAGGGAAAGAAATTCCCGAAGTCTTCGATATACACGCCCAGCTTTTGTGGGGAAAATTGGCTGATACATAAGAAATCAGCATAAATTGCAATGAACTGACCTATGGCAATGGGACTTTTTCTCTCTATTCTTATGAGAACATACAAAAGTAAATCATTAATAACAACCAAACTATGACCCAAATTGTTTGTGGGAATTCTCCGCAGAAGGAGAAGTAGGGGAAGGAGAAAACTTTTCCACATTTGAAGTGTTTTGACAACTGTCAAGTTTTGGCGGATTGTAAATCTCTTCGTACGATGGCTTACCACCCTTGATACCCTTGCTCGTTTCACGCGGTGGTGGAAGTTTGCGGGCGCTCCAGTTGTTACGAATTGACCTAGAGCCCAGCCACTGTCCATTCATCGACTGAATGGTATTCTCAGCTTCAGCCTTCTTAACGAACGACACAAAGGCATATCCCTTGGATTTCAGTGTTTGCGGATCGCGCACAATGCAACAATTGGAAATTTCTCCAAAGGGTGCAAAAGCCTCCCTCAGGGTCTCTGCCTCAATTTCCGGACTCAAATCCCCAACGAAAATGTGTTGGTAGGAGCTAGTGTCAGCTTTTGGCTGATTTCCCGGACTCGTGGTCCAATTAACTTTCATCTCCTTGTCCAGGAAGAGTCTCTTATTCATGGCGGTCAGTGCTGTGGACGCTGACTGATGATTGGTAAATTCAATGAATGCATAGGGATCATTGCCAGGTTCTCTAATTATCTTGCAATTCTTCACCATGCCAATCTGTGCAAAGAGCGACCATAGCAATTCCTCAGACACCGAATTGTCCAAGTTGCCCACATACAGGGTCTTGGGCTGTGACTCGTCCACCTTTCTTTTCCTTTCtttcgaacaaaaaaaaaaacctccaaaGCTCACTCACTCACCCAAAAAGCTTCTCCAACTCTGGGTTGCAGATGCACCAGCTGCAGTACCACCACTTGTGGGGGGATGACACAGAGTTCCGGGATGGGGGAGGATACCGCCAATTTAGCACGAGAATTGCGTGaggaaatggcaaaaaaaagtaCGCCCGTGCTTTTGCCGACTCCAACACACACATACACTGTCTCACTCTCCACTGGAGGAGCGCACCCAAAAAGTGTCCAGATAGATCCTCTCACAACGCACTGGGAATTGTCTCTGACACACAAATAACTATACCACGCATTTGTTCAACACCTTGGGCATCCAATTGAGCACTTTTCAGCACCTATTTACACCcatttttgcaagaaattccCACTTAAAGATCACTAAGCGTCTATGACATGACATCTCACATTGCCAAGTTTAGTAATTGATTGATTGaagattgaagaaaaaaaaagcattttctcatgaaaaatacttgaaaaatacttgtttttataaattttgccGGAATATCCTAAATGAAAAAGACACATTTTGATCACAAAAGATCCTTTtctatttcagatttttttttttaaaaatttcttaaagacaaatttctttcattttttttttattgtaaaaaattatgactattttttttcagTCAAAAAAATTCTATTCCCAGGTTGTTTGTGGTGAGGCaccatttttttcttgtcttgTAAAAAGGATTTCTAAAACAgaaattctttgaaaaaaaaacaatagtaaattttattttactgttctattaaaatatccaatgtgggtgaaaaaaaaaccacaaaaaaatcGCGCGTAACTGGACAAAATGTGTAtgtaaaaccagtgataagcctagatcagctcatagaggtgtgattccttcgttgcaaaatcggattgtggcaaactcgaacgatatttatacattaaattgtatgagaaatgcataaaagtatctgaaaatctttaaagtcgattatctcggaaactatgagagatagaggcctcaatctttacatc contains the following coding sequences:
- the LOC129809151 gene encoding nucleolysin TIAR-like, which encodes MIVSGGLLVLKSAQLDAQGVEQMRGIVICVSETIPSAFGGTAAGASATQSWRSFLERKRKVDESQPKTLYVGNLDNSVSEELLWSLFAQIGMVKNCKIIREPGNDPYAFIEFTNHQSASTALTAMNKRLFLDKEMKVNWTTSPGNQPKADTSSYQHIFVGDLSPEIEAETLREAFAPFGEISNCCIVRDPQTLKSKGYAFVSFVKKAEAENTIQSMNGQWLGSRSIRNNWSARKLPPPRETSKGIKGGKPSYEEIYNPPKLDSSTLPRDLFTSAVRLR